From one Allorhizobium ampelinum S4 genomic stretch:
- a CDS encoding cupin domain-containing protein: MAETTRDNMLSGGWKSLPYEAFRDGVTIHWIRRFEGDQPGVALLAYQAGASVPRHRHEGLETILVLEGSQSDETGTYGTGSYIVNAAGTEHSVWSIDGCTVLIQWDRPVTLLEN; encoded by the coding sequence ATGGCTGAAACGACCCGTGACAACATGCTTTCAGGTGGCTGGAAAAGCCTGCCCTATGAGGCGTTCCGCGACGGTGTGACCATTCACTGGATCCGCCGTTTTGAGGGCGACCAGCCCGGCGTCGCCCTTCTCGCCTATCAGGCCGGAGCCTCGGTTCCCCGCCACCGCCACGAAGGGCTGGAAACCATTCTGGTGCTGGAAGGCAGCCAGTCCGACGAGACCGGCACCTATGGCACCGGCTCCTATATCGTCAATGCGGCAGGCACCGAACATTCCGTGTGGAGCATTGATGGCTGCACCGTCCTGATCCAATGGGATCGCCCCGTAACACTATTGGAAAATTGA
- the atzF gene encoding allophanate hydrolase, protein MAFSQAFDIASLHAAYASGWTPQEMIEEVFSRIAAINDPGIFLELADKASLLDQAQALGAFSPETKPLWGIPFAVKDNIDVAGLPTTAACPDYAYTPEIDATVVRLLKDAGALVIGKTNLDQFATGLVGVRTPHAIPRNAIDPKLVPGGSSSGSAVATAQGIVSFALGTDTAGSGRIPAGLNNIVGLKPSVGALSATGVIPACRTLDCVSIFALTVEDAHKVFTVAAKHDAADAYSRTMPTGHALASAPVLRIGVPAKSDREFFGDSLMEASFEKALAELSAMGHTLVDLPFSGFYEVANLLYEGAWVAERYAAVKEFFDAKPESFHPVTHKIYSAAKTLTAADAFSGMYRLQALKQQLAPVIASVDVICVPTAPTHYTLADLEAEPIKANSRLGTYTNFVNLLDMCGIAVPTGTRNDGLPSSVTLLAPFGADGLTAALGSALHNRLGTTIGATGWPLPPSPEKPVEKAEGLIPVIVVGAHLSGMPLNHQLTSLNARFLRAGTTSASYKLFALPNQTPPKPGLVRVEQGAAIAVEIWQLTPAGFGQFVNMIPSPMCIGTVFLDDGSSAKGFLVEPSAVEGAEDITHLGGWRAYIASL, encoded by the coding sequence ATGGCATTTTCTCAAGCTTTTGATATTGCATCGCTTCACGCCGCCTATGCCTCTGGCTGGACACCACAGGAGATGATCGAAGAGGTATTTTCCCGCATCGCCGCCATCAACGATCCCGGCATCTTCCTTGAGCTTGCCGACAAAGCGAGCCTGCTGGATCAGGCCCAGGCGCTCGGCGCTTTTTCGCCGGAGACAAAGCCGCTCTGGGGCATTCCTTTTGCCGTCAAGGACAATATCGATGTCGCGGGCCTGCCAACCACCGCTGCCTGCCCGGATTATGCCTATACGCCCGAAATCGATGCGACTGTAGTGCGGCTGTTGAAAGACGCGGGTGCCTTGGTGATCGGCAAGACCAATCTCGACCAGTTCGCCACTGGCCTGGTCGGCGTGCGCACGCCCCATGCCATTCCCCGCAACGCAATTGACCCCAAACTGGTCCCCGGCGGCTCCAGTTCAGGTTCGGCGGTGGCAACGGCGCAGGGCATTGTCAGCTTCGCGCTCGGCACCGATACGGCAGGCTCTGGCCGCATTCCAGCCGGGCTGAACAATATTGTCGGGTTGAAGCCCTCGGTCGGGGCGCTGTCGGCCACCGGCGTCATCCCCGCCTGCCGCACCCTCGATTGCGTGTCGATCTTCGCGCTGACGGTGGAAGATGCCCATAAGGTCTTCACCGTCGCCGCAAAGCATGATGCCGCGGACGCATATTCCCGCACCATGCCCACCGGCCATGCGTTGGCGTCCGCGCCAGTCCTGCGTATTGGCGTTCCCGCCAAGTCCGACCGCGAATTCTTCGGCGACAGCCTTATGGAAGCAAGTTTCGAAAAAGCGCTGGCGGAGCTTTCGGCCATGGGCCACACGCTCGTGGACCTGCCGTTTTCCGGCTTTTACGAGGTCGCAAACCTGCTCTATGAAGGCGCCTGGGTGGCCGAGCGCTATGCGGCGGTCAAGGAATTTTTCGATGCGAAGCCCGAAAGCTTCCATCCGGTGACGCACAAGATCTACAGCGCGGCGAAAACCCTGACTGCCGCCGATGCCTTTTCCGGCATGTACCGCCTGCAAGCATTGAAGCAGCAGTTGGCGCCGGTGATCGCCTCGGTCGATGTGATCTGCGTGCCGACAGCACCCACCCATTACACGTTGGCCGATCTGGAAGCCGAACCGATCAAGGCCAATTCACGCCTCGGCACCTATACCAATTTCGTCAATCTTCTGGACATGTGCGGCATTGCCGTGCCGACCGGAACGCGCAACGATGGCCTGCCCTCCAGCGTCACACTCCTGGCACCCTTCGGTGCCGACGGCCTGACCGCAGCACTCGGTTCAGCCTTGCACAACCGACTTGGAACCACCATTGGTGCCACCGGCTGGCCGCTGCCGCCGTCACCAGAAAAGCCAGTGGAAAAGGCGGAGGGTCTGATCCCTGTCATCGTTGTCGGCGCGCATCTGTCCGGCATGCCGCTCAATCACCAACTGACCAGCCTCAACGCCAGGTTCCTGCGGGCTGGGACGACATCGGCCAGCTACAAGCTGTTTGCCCTGCCCAACCAGACACCGCCCAAGCCTGGCCTGGTCCGGGTCGAGCAAGGTGCCGCCATTGCGGTGGAAATCTGGCAGTTGACGCCCGCTGGCTTCGGCCAGTTCGTCAACATGATCCCCTCGCCGATGTGTATCGGCACGGTTTTCCTGGATGACGGATCAAGCGCCAAGGGTTTTCTCGTCGAGCCTTCGGCGGTCGAAGGCGCTGAGGACATTACGCATTTGGGTGGCTGGCGGGCCTATATTGC